Below is a genomic region from Paraburkholderia sp. BL23I1N1.
CGGTTCATCACCGGCCGGTGCAGGGCACGCGGGGCGTGTATCGCGTGAATCTGCGGCACGGCGTGAGCCGGTTGCGGTCGGGTCACCGGCACACGCTTGGGGTGATTTTTCATGACGCGACTTGATTGAGTTCGACGCGGTATGCATCGGTCTTGCGCAGGTGGCGATGGGGTTTGGGTCTGTTGGCCTTATGGATTAGACAAGTGTCTCATGCGAGACTCAAGCTAACGGCGAAGCGGACGGACGCGACACGCTCGCTACTACTATGAATTGGGGCACACGACCGCTATTACCAACCAGGCACTCCGCCCATTGCCTTGAATTGCGCGTAACTGATCATCTGAAAATGCTGGCGGCCGGTCAATCGTAAAATCATCTTTGAGTCGTCAGGCGGAATTTCTCCGAACATCTCGTAGTGAGATGCGAGCGTACTCACGTAGTTGACCGTCGGAACGGTTGAGTGGACACGCATGTAGCCTCCGGTTTGCACGGCGTCCCAGAATCGCCTGTCGCCCACGATGCTTTCGCGCGTGTCCTTGAAGAGCCACGCCGTGCATGCGGGAAAGGCAGTGCGCGTAAGGAGATAGCAATTGGTGTCGCTAAAATCGACGCCGTTGGACTCTTTACAGATGCCGAGCATACGACCGTCTGCAGTGAAAATATTTCGAGCCGCCGTGACGACTTGCGCCCCCGTTTTCTCGACGATCATGCGCATCGTTTCGACATGGTTTGGCTCAAACCAGTTGTCGGAGTCAAGAAAACAAATCGCGTCAAATCCATTGGCGGCTGCGCAAGCGGCACCTACACCGCGAGGAGTATCCCCGTAGTCGGCGTGATTGGGAATCTTGATGTGGACCACACCCGTCCAGCTATCAACTTCGGAGGCGGGAAATCCATCGGCGACCATAAAGTGGGTCACGTCGCCTAGCTGCGCAAGGACTCTTTCGTGACATCTTCGTAAGACGTGACGCGGCTCTTTGTAGTAGGCGCTAATGACGGCGACTCGCATGAAGGCTCTTCGTGACATAGGTGGTGCGGCGCATTATATATATCGGCAGCTCACTCAAGACTATCTCAATTACCGGCCGTCCGAAACGCCATCAAGCCTTCACGCAACCACCGGTACTCAGGGCATACCGTTCCGGCAAGCGCGCAGCGCAAGGCGGGAGGTATGACGGCCTTTGCATGGCCGCCGCGCCTCCCGTTCGCCAAGGAATTAGGTGTGCAGGTGTGATTTGTTGTTCAGACAAGTGAGTTGTCCACGCTGTGTGGGTAAAGAAGCGCGCGCTTCCCGCTGCACCGCCATCCTCCAGCGACTTCCTTAGCGAACGACACGGGTCTTCAAGAACAGGTAGCCAGACGGGATGATGCCGACGGCCGTGCCGTTCCAGTTATTCCGGGAAATTGATAGGCATCCGGCAGGCACGATATTGCGCGCCGCCGGACGATCGTGATAGGGGACAATTGCACTTCGCCTCCGGGCATCAGCGGCGCCGCTTCTGTCCCCTCGGTGCCATGACAAAACGTCGGTCGGATGGTACTTACCCTCTGATTGTTACTCTTCTGACGGCTTGTCGATTGGGTGCTGCGTGACCGTCATGTATTGTTTGATCTCCGGCTGACCCAGTGCAATCAGATTGAGCACGCCCCCCCCCAAACCGACGCGCGAATTCGTCGTCAAGCTTGAAATCGAATTCGTCCAACAGGATCGGTGCTTTAAGCGTTCGAGCCAAGAGCGGCGCCAGCTTTGCAGGGTCAACTAACTGTAAAACCAACTGTTGACTATCTTCGTCGTAGGTTACGACCACTGAACGCGGGGGATAGTTATCCATCAATGACCTCTACACTCTTGGTAATCTTGGAATCCCTGCTGCTTGCACAGCGCACGGCCTCGTTTTTTGCCCATTATGGTGCCAAGCGAATTGCAAATTTGCATATCGTACTGATACTTTGCAAAGCAATCCCCCTCACGCCACTCCTTACCACCGCCGCTCCCACATTTAACCATTCCAGCGTCGCCGCTTCCGGCTCCAAAGAGAGCGCTGTAAAGCATTGACCTCTTCGCTGAGCCAGTCAGGTCCGGTACAAGAGCAGGATAAGGAACCTGCGACTGATCGCTCAGCATCAGCTCCATTGTCTCGCCCCAATCCGGCAGTGTATCGCTCAGGTCACTATCAAAAAGCTTCCCTGTGAACTTCGCCTTCCACGCCATGTAGCATTCAACACACATTTTTGGAACGAAGGCTCCGGCGTCAGCGCTGATTCCTGTAAGCATAGGTGGCGGCCCAACCGGATCATTGCCCAACTCCCAGTTGGTCAGCCACACACCTAGCTCAGCGTCACTGATCGGCTGCCGCCACGCGCCGTTAGTTGAGACCTTCGCTGAATGTGACGACACCGTGCCATTCGCAGCATATTGATAGTCGACCGCCAGTACACGGAAGAGTCCGCCATTTACCGAACTTGCTGGTTCGTTGTACTGGAAAGACTTTACGCGGCCACGTTCATCGTAAGCGATACTTGCCTGACCGCTGTTACCCGCTATTTGTGTTGCACGGTTCGCGGCGTTTCGCTCAAGCGTTCGCATCGCCCAACCCGACACGGCATCGTTCGTCGTTGCGATGTTTCCCTTCGCGTCGTAGGTATAGGTCCAGTCCTCAAGTTTCTGGCCGTCCTGGATGACTGTGGCTGACAAGAGACGCCCCGCTCCATCGTAACTAGCGCCGACCGTCATCTTGCTGCCCGTCCCGACCGCCTGCATCCCCTGTTCGCCTGTCAGGTCAGTCGTTTGCACCTCTGCGTAGCCAGTCGCGTTGCCTTGCGCGTCATAAACGAACGCACGGATCTTGCCCGGCGTTGCGACGAAATGCGGACGCAACGAACTAGCATCGGTGTACTCAATCGTCGTTACCGTCTTATTCCCAGCAACTGTTGCAATTGCCTTCGTTGGCCGGTTGGCGCTATCCCAGGTGTACTGGACACTTCCATCGGGCGTCTGCCGCTGCTTCAGATTCCCTGCTGCATCCCACGTCCGCGAAACCGTGCCGCCTGGCGTAGCAATTGAACGAGGACGCAACGTGTCGACGACATCCAAGCTGTACGTGGTCGTGCCGGACATGTCGTTGAGCGTCGTCACGCCGCGACCTTAGCTGAATGAGACATTACGCGTCGTGTCGGGATGGGTGACCGAAACTGCACGTCCGCTGGCATCGCATGTCCACGTTGCAGTCCGCGAGCCGGATTCATTTTTTACGCCCGTCAATGCGTTGGGGAAGCGGGCATCTTCGTACAAAAACTGACGAACGTAGCCATATGGTGCAGTTACCGAAGCAAGATTGCCCTTTCCATCGTAAGCATAGGATGTGGGCATTCCCAAAGGATCGACCAGGGTAACGACACGGTCGTTACTGTCGTATTCCAACCTGATTGAGGTCGCCGTTGCCTGTATTACGTTATCGGTTGGCCACTCGGCGATAGTTGACGGCCGCTGCCTACCGTCATATATGACCTTGCGGATCACACCCGTACGGGTTGTTTCGGAATAGAACTTGCCAGTGGCATCCGAGTAGGCTTCCGTCGTACCAAGCAGTTCGTCCCTCAGGTGGAAGTACCCGCCGCCAGCTTTCGTCAGGGAGAGCTCGCGATGTCCTGGCACGACCCAAGCTCCGCCAATCCACTTGAAATTCAGAACTTGTTGGTCACCTCGATAAGCAACAATGTGCGGCTCGCTCGCGTTGGCACCAAGCAGATCAAGCCTTCGCTGCCAGTTGTTGACCCAGTTGTGCCCCATCGTTGTCTGCGTGGCGTCATAGGGCTTCGAAAGATAGGTGCGTTTAAAGACGAGTGGAAGCGTATCGCCGCTGGCAAAATCAGCCTCGGAAAGCGTGACGATGCCCTTTGCTGGCAACACCGGGTCCGCCACCGGGCAAGAGTCGTCAGACTGAGGCGGAACCGGGACGCCACGGCAATAGTCCGCTATCCAATTCGATGCATTAGGACAGTTGTAGTAATTCATTGGGCCATACGGGTCGTCAGCACCCGTCGACATAGGCGATGTTCCTGCGACCTGGACAGCGCAGGTCGGAGTGCCGGGAATCCCGAGGGACTTCTGATACGTCTGCATGCATTGCATGTATTCGGCCGCGTTTGCACCGAACGCGACCATAAGCAGCATGAATGCGGCCAGCAGGCGGGCCGCCATGCCCGCCGGTCCCTCATTGATTCTTTTGTTTTTCATAGTCATCCTTATTGGTTGTACTTGTTTGAAGCCCAAGCACCCTATAAGGAGCATTCCATCGTCGCTATCCGACAATTCCTAAAATTACATTTTCCCTGTGTCTGTACAAACGTTACTGTCACGCCCCTTACGCAGTCCGTAGGGATTTACGAAAGAGCTCGTCAGTCATCAACGCATCGCAGTGAAAAAAACTGGAACGTCAGACGCTGGATACCCGTACGTGAAGTAATTGGACGCTGGCACCCAAACCAAGGCAGATTGGAAGGGAAGAGAAGGGCCGCGTAGAGCGTCGCCCGAAAGGGAGATGAGTAGCGCAAGAAAGCGCTACGAGATTAATCGCAATACCAAGTGCGATTTCAAAAATCAGCCCCGTCAAAAACCGGGCCAAACCTCACCGGCTAGCCGTCCGAACGGCGGCCGCAAAGTTATCCCCAGTTTTTGTTCGCAAGCCTGTGGATAACATTCTGGCAAGCACGCCAAGTACTTGATGTATTTGGTTTCTGTTGCGCTGCACGTCGGCGTGACCGCATGAACGGTCACGCCTCACGCGCCAAAAAGTAAAAGGCTTCGCGGCAACCTACGCCGCCTCACCTCTCACATCAAAGATAAGCAGACTTCGCCACACCACGTTCCGCGGAAGCCATCAGTTTGCTCCGCTCAACCATAGCGCCAAACAGCAGCCCAATGGTCGTCCACATAATCACCTGCATCCCGATCGCGGCAACGCGGAACTTCCACAACAGTACCGCCGGGAAGGCCGCCGGCACTTCGTTGATCACGGGCATCGACAGTTGCACGGCCGCAATGATCACGACAAACAGCACACCGGCCACGATCGAGCCATTCCACGCACCCAGTTTCAATGCAGCGCGGCGCCGCACCTTCAGGGAGAACACCATCGCAGCGATTGAGATTGCGATCATCAGGAAGAATAAGCCGGTCCGCATCCCGATCGTCTCCGGGTCGCCCACCGAGGGTGGATTCGCCGGATATTTGATGTTTGGAACGATCACCAGCGTGATAAACGCGCCAAGCGCCAGCCATGCGGACAAGGCGCGCGCACTCAATGCGCCGACGCGGCCGTACGCAAACGCGAACACCAATGAGAACAGCCCACCGAACGCGGCGCCATACGTCACGACGCCCGTCAACAATCCCAAGCCCGCTTGCGTGCCGCGGCTCACCAGTTCGGGTTCGGGCGCGTCGCCTTTGGCGGCATCGGCCTTTTCCTCGAAAGAGATCGCCTGATCAACCTGCGGTTCGCCCACCAATTTGGCGAAGCCGAACGTGAGCAACCCCGCGGCGATGCCTGCAAGCATCCCGCGTACCAACAATTTACCAACCATGTTCGACTCCGTTAGTGGCAGGGAAAGCCGAGCAGATGGCGGCCGTCGTGCACGAATTCGTGCACATACATGCCAGGCACCAGAGACGTGGCGCCTTCTTCGGCACCCACGAAATAAATCGCGAGCAACAGCAGCAAACCGCCGAACACGATCCAGGGCAGCAGTTCACGCAGCGGAATCGGCGTGGGTTGGGCGACAGGCTGAGTCGCGGAATCGAAAACAGCGTTGGACATAATGGACATCTCCTGGGGGTAACGCGCCCCGATAGTCGATTGAAGAGGGATGGTGCAAAGCTCAGGTCTGGCTTTCGGCTTGTAAATACCGATTACAGTGGCGCGACCGCGCCGGGCTCTCACCGGCTTCCGTGCTTCGCAGTGTCGCTATTCTACGCGCTAAACTTTGCCTCCCGGCAAGGCAAAGCATGGTCGCACGCCTCCTGCTTCAGTCCGGCCTTTATGATGGAATCAACTGAATGGACACACGGCTGTTACTGATCAGCCACGCATCGACCGCGGCGATGCGGGCGGCACGCTTCCCCGCCGACGATCCGCTCGACGCACGCGGCCTCGCCGAAGCAGGCGCCGCGCGTGCGCGTCTGTCGATTCCGGACGACGCGGCGGCTTTCGTCAGCCCTGCGGTTTGCGCACGTGAGACGGCGTCGGCCTTGGGCCTCGTTGCAACCGTCCACGAGGAGCTGGCAGATATGGACTACGGTCGATGGCATGGCCGCCGCCTCGCCGATCTCGCCGTCGAAGCGCCGCAAGACCTCGCCGCATGGACGCACGATCCCGACGCTGCCGCGCATGGCGGCGAGTCATTCACTCGACTCGTGAAGCGGATAGGACAGTGGCTCGATACGTTGAGCGGCGTGCCAACTCGTACAACGCAAAATATCGTCGCCGCCACGCACGCGCCGGTAATCAGGGCCGCCATTGTTCATGCACTCGGAGCGTTGCCGGCCGTGTTTCCGCGCATCGAGATCGCACCACTCTCGGTGGTCGAGTTGCGACGCTCGCAACGCGGCTGGACATGGTGGCCGGCGTCACGGTAACGGCGGCCGCGATGTCTGCCGCACCCGACCAACAACGCCTCACTCATTGCTCACATCCCCGGGTGTCAAATATCGCCGACAGCGCACAGACCGACGTCAGCATGCGCGCGCCGTCATGGCCCACACCCGGCACGATATGAAAGCTCTGCTTCAGCCCTTCCGGATGACGCGCCTGGATATACCGGTAATACGCTTCCGCACGCGCGTCGCGCTGCGGACCCTGCGCTTCGGCAGCACAGGTTCTATCGAGGGCGCTTTGCTGCGGATCGTCGTCCGCGCCACCGACCAGGTTGTCGATCCGTCGCGACACATACGTCGCTTCGAGTTGCGCGGGCGAGCGGTCGTCGAGGTACAAAGGCCGATTGTCCATGCCGTATTTCCATTGATTGAAGCCAACGCATTGCGCGGCGTCGAACGGCGCCGCCACGCCTTGCGCATTCGGCCGTTGCGCATCGAAATACGCATACGTCAACGGGCTCGCCACCACGTAGCGCACGTCGATGCCTTCACTAGTCAGCACGTCGATGTTGCGCGCCGCCACAGCGTAACGCTGCACTACCTGTCCGCCGCCCGAATGTCCCGCGAACACAACGTGCTGCAGATTCGGAAACTGCTTGCGATCCGCGAGGCGCGTAACAATCGCGTCCAGCACTTCGTATGAACTGATGGGCAGCGGTGCCCGCGCCGCTTCGCCGCCCATCCACGCGTCGCCCTTCCAGCGCAGCAGATCGGCCGGTTCGTGATGCTCGCGTGTGTCGAGCGTGGCGAGGAACTGTGGCGCGATCAGGAGCGTGCTGTCGGGGTCCACGTGAGCGGCGTCGCGTGCATTCTGCGCAGTGCGGAAGTACACGTCCGCGTTGCGCAATTTGCCGTGAATCACGATCACCGCACGCGTCACCTGCGGTTGCGCGACGTTCCAATCCTTCGAGAGATACAGCGGGAATTCAGCTTGCCCTTGCGGCGTGTCGATCGCGAACCGTATATCCGAGATCGTCGCCACCGGTTTCAGATGAGACTCGTGGGCATCGTGGGTATGCACCGCGAATGCCGATTGCGCTAGCAATGCCAACATAGCGGCACCGGCTACCGCGCACCCCATCGCCAAACGTCGTGAAAGATTGAATGTCATGCAGGCCGCTCCTGATCACGGTGCTCTATCTTGAACGCGGCGCATTGCCGAATCCGTCGTTGAAGAGCATCGAAGCTCAAAACCGGCGGCGAAGGCCAAGCGTCACGCGTTGTTCAACATCGATGTTGTCACATTGCAGCGGCAGGCTGCTGCAAAGCCCATCCGCACAAAACTCACAATTCAATAGTTTGCTAACGAATATTTTCGAAATACAATACCGGCCATGTCGAATCTCGATGCCTTGCGCCGCACCGTCAGCAGCACCCTGGTCGTCGCCGCCAGAAAATGGCGGCGCACGAGCCATGGCGTACTCGCGGCCTTTAACGTCTCCGAAGCGTGCGCCACGCCGCTACTCACCGCCAGCCGGATTGGCGAAGCGGTGCGGCAGGTCACGCTGGCCGATCACATCGGTATTGAAGGGCCCTCACTCGTGCGGCTGCTCGATCAACTGTGCGCGGCCGGCCTGATGCGCCGCGACGAAGATCCCGAAGACCGGCGCGCCAAGACCGTCGTACTCACCGACGAAGGCCGCGCCGTCACCGCGAAAATGGAAGGAGAGCTCAATACGTTGCGGGCGCAAGCTTTGAAAGGCATCTCGCGCAGCGATCTCGAAGCGACCCTGCGGGTGCTGGCCGCGTTCACGGCCGAAGCACCTGCGCCGCACAACGCCGGGGATGCCGAGTAAGCGCTTATGGTCTATCCCTCCATCCGCGACTGGTTGTTCTCCGTCAAGACGTTTGCCGCGGCGATGATCGCGCTCTACATCGGTCTTTCGCTCGAGCTGCCGCGCCCGTATTGGGCGATGGCCACCGTCTACATCGTATCGAATCCGTTTGTTGGCGCGACCCGCTCCAAGGCGCTTTATCGTGCGCTCGGCACCGCGCTCGGCGCGTCGGCCGCAGTGCTGCTGGTGCCGCCGTTCGTCGAATCGCCCTATCTGTTCAGCGTGGTCGTCGCGCTGTGGACCGGCGCGCTGCTGTATCTGGCGGTGGCCGACCGCACCGCGCGCAGCTACGTGTTCATGCTGGCGGCCTACACCATGCCGATCATCGCCCTGCCCTCGGTCACCAATCCAGGCGGCGTGTTCGATCTCGCGATCAGCCGCACCGAAGAGATCTTGCTAGGCATCGTGTGCGCGAGCATCGTCGGTAGTTCACTGTTTCCTAGCCGACTCGCGCCCACCATCATCGAGCGGACCGACGCGTGGTTTCGCGATGCCGCGTTCTATGCGAGCGAAACACTGTCAGGCCGCA
It encodes:
- a CDS encoding CbtA family protein, with the translated sequence MVGKLLVRGMLAGIAAGLLTFGFAKLVGEPQVDQAISFEEKADAAKGDAPEPELVSRGTQAGLGLLTGVVTYGAAFGGLFSLVFAFAYGRVGALSARALSAWLALGAFITLVIVPNIKYPANPPSVGDPETIGMRTGLFFLMIAISIAAMVFSLKVRRRAALKLGAWNGSIVAGVLFVVIIAAVQLSMPVINEVPAAFPAVLLWKFRVAAIGMQVIMWTTIGLLFGAMVERSKLMASAERGVAKSAYL
- a CDS encoding histidine phosphatase family protein — protein: MDTRLLLISHASTAAMRAARFPADDPLDARGLAEAGAARARLSIPDDAAAFVSPAVCARETASALGLVATVHEELADMDYGRWHGRRLADLAVEAPQDLAAWTHDPDAAAHGGESFTRLVKRIGQWLDTLSGVPTRTTQNIVAATHAPVIRAAIVHALGALPAVFPRIEIAPLSVVELRRSQRGWTWWPASR
- a CDS encoding MarR family winged helix-turn-helix transcriptional regulator; the encoded protein is MSNLDALRRTVSSTLVVAARKWRRTSHGVLAAFNVSEACATPLLTASRIGEAVRQVTLADHIGIEGPSLVRLLDQLCAAGLMRRDEDPEDRRAKTVVLTDEGRAVTAKMEGELNTLRAQALKGISRSDLEATLRVLAAFTAEAPAPHNAGDAE
- a CDS encoding alpha/beta hydrolase, with the translated sequence MTFNLSRRLAMGCAVAGAAMLALLAQSAFAVHTHDAHESHLKPVATISDIRFAIDTPQGQAEFPLYLSKDWNVAQPQVTRAVIVIHGKLRNADVYFRTAQNARDAAHVDPDSTLLIAPQFLATLDTREHHEPADLLRWKGDAWMGGEAARAPLPISSYEVLDAIVTRLADRKQFPNLQHVVFAGHSGGGQVVQRYAVAARNIDVLTSEGIDVRYVVASPLTYAYFDAQRPNAQGVAAPFDAAQCVGFNQWKYGMDNRPLYLDDRSPAQLEATYVSRRIDNLVGGADDDPQQSALDRTCAAEAQGPQRDARAEAYYRYIQARHPEGLKQSFHIVPGVGHDGARMLTSVCALSAIFDTRGCEQ
- a CDS encoding RHS repeat domain-containing protein, giving the protein MKNKRINEGPAGMAARLLAAFMLLMVAFGANAAEYMQCMQTYQKSLGIPGTPTCAVQVAGTSPMSTGADDPYGPMNYYNCPNASNWIADYCRGVPVPPQSDDSCPVADPVLPAKGIVTLSEADFASGDTLPLVFKRTYLSKPYDATQTTMGHNWVNNWQRRLDLLGANASEPHIVAYRGDQQVLNFKWIGGAWVVPGHRELSLTKAGGGYFHLRDELLGTTEAYSDATGKFYSETTRTGVIRKVIYDGRQRPSTIAEWPTDNVIQATATSIRLEYDSNDRVVTLVDPLGMPTSYAYDGKGNLASVTAPYGYVRQFLYEDARFPNALTGVKNESGSRTATWTCDASGRAVSVTHPDTTRNVSFS
- a CDS encoding CbtB domain-containing protein, which produces MSNAVFDSATQPVAQPTPIPLRELLPWIVFGGLLLLLAIYFVGAEEGATSLVPGMYVHEFVHDGRHLLGFPCH
- a CDS encoding glycosyltransferase family A protein, whose product is MRVAVISAYYKEPRHVLRRCHERVLAQLGDVTHFMVADGFPASEVDSWTGVVHIKIPNHADYGDTPRGVGAACAAANGFDAICFLDSDNWFEPNHVETMRMIVEKTGAQVVTAARNIFTADGRMLGICKESNGVDFSDTNCYLLTRTAFPACTAWLFKDTRESIVGDRRFWDAVQTGGYMRVHSTVPTVNYVSTLASHYEMFGEIPPDDSKMILRLTGRQHFQMISYAQFKAMGGVPGW